Proteins encoded together in one Octopus bimaculoides isolate UCB-OBI-ISO-001 chromosome 24, ASM119413v2, whole genome shotgun sequence window:
- the LOC106877540 gene encoding uncharacterized protein LOC106877540, producing the protein MSCCDVHYAFKRIKCNNINNSNNNDDDDDDDDDNNNNGKNDNSSSSTNKIWTLKPHGWTLVVSLVLLLMAQLGSAGTCDNHHKRFSPYPCRQIKRTKEDLTFDCTVCIRPYCNNSKKQKKLQEFPESNLKLEGINIYDYEFNPEIYDSDLIPTLNLTISLPKGEALLHTNGVRLDIWSFANGSHYNYPGICRYLRFSNVQFKPDSKLALLNHNCFWISKNKVNITYFIKISLYPSTQEIVYDAKIIDEKTILATAAIFPLGTIHAILGISPTSKEFLKQFKLTNLDSLKNLTIYTTQNSVLFSNLDSGKYQITIHSSQINSKDGLLSAIIYIKRPPEKFPSLIILLSLLLLITITLLVICLLSRKHIKSMLVGQKTSGTVLLVTFHEDSHDEQLTHILKNVFEKNFKWIVDTVDAKEHSRLNNYPTFQEQAIFFIMPSHWKCDADSREMTAIFVFNSLSTNSSLPAAVIYQQAKTDIPKCLHKLPKFHIIEDIMKIFKHVYKTYDVHSKCLSLVKLIFSPVHQDQIYKCSTWKKLKESIEGLSDSECFCEDKATQGSTLLAPHTFQALFLE; encoded by the exons ATGAGCTGTTGTGATGTCCATTAtgcttttaaaagaataaaatgtaataatataaataatagtaacaataatgatgacgatgatgatgatgacgatgataataataataatggtaaaaatgacaacagcagcagcagtactaacAAGATCTGGACCCTGAAACCCCATGGCTGGACACTGGTGGTTTCTCTCGTTCTGCTTTTAATGGCACAGCTAGGATCAGCAGGAACTTGTGACAATCATCATAAACGATTTTCTCCGTACCCTTGCAGGCAAATT AAACGCACCAAAGAAGACCTGACATTCGACTGCACCGTTTGCATCAGACCTT ACTGTAACAATTCTAAAAAACAGAAGAAACTCCAAGAATTTCCAGAATCCAACCTTAAACTCGAAGGCATCAATATTTATGATTATGAATTTAATCCTGAAATCTATGACAGTGACTTAATTCCAACTCTCAACTTAACCATTTCTCTGCCAAAAGGAG AAGCATTACTGCATACGAACGGTGTCCGTCTCGATATATGGAGCTTTGCCAATGGTTCACATTACAATTATCCAGGAATTTGCCGTTATTTACGATTTTCAAATGTTCAATTTAAGCCTGACAGTAAGCTG GCATTGCTGAATCACAATTGCTTCTGGATATCgaagaataaagtaaatataacatacTTCATAAAAATATCTCTCTACCCAAGCACTCAGGAAATTGTCTATGATGCAAAGATTATAG ATGAAAAGACAATCCTGGCTACTGCTGCCATATTTCCTTTGGGAACAATCCATGCAATACTTGGAATCAGTCCAACTTCAAAAGAATTTCTGAAACAGTTCAAGCTTACCAATTTGGACTCATTAAAGAACTTAACCATATACACA ACACAGAACTCAGTCTTATTCAGTAATCTTGATTCTGGAAAATATCAAATAACT ATCCATTCGAGTCAGATTAATTCCAAAGATGGTCTTCTTTCTGCTATTATTTACATCAAAAGACCCCCTGAAA AATTCCCTTCTCTAATTATCCTGCTGTCACTGCTGCTACTGATAACAATTACATTGCTTGTAATCTGTCTTCTCTCAAGAAAACATATTAAATCCATGCTTGTAG gtcaAAAGACATCAGGCACTGTACTCTTAGTGACTTTTCACGAAGATTCCCATGATGAACAACTTACCCAcatattgaaaaatgtttttgaaaagaaCTTCAAATGGATTGTAGACACGGTTGATGCAAAAGAACACTCCCGTCTGAACAACTATCCCACTTTCCAAGAGCAAGCTATTTTCTTTATCATGCCATCTCATTGGAAATGCGATGCAGATTCAAGAGAAATGACAGCGATATTTGTTTTCAATAGTTTATCTACGAATTCTTCTCTGCCAGCAGCTGTTATCTACCAACAGGCTAAGACAGATATACCGAAATGCTTACATaaactaccaaaatttcatatcATAGAAgacattatgaaaatatttaagcaTGTGTATAAAACATATGATGTACATAGCAAGTGTTTATCTCTTGTCAAACTCATTTTTTCGCCTGTTCATCAAGACCAAATTTATAAATGTTCCACTtggaaaaaactgaaagaatccattGAAGGATTGTCAGACTCTGAATGTTTTTGTGAAGACAAAGCCACACAGGGGTCGACGTTATTGGCTCCccacacatttcaggccttgttcctagagtag